In the Piscinibacter sp. XHJ-5 genome, one interval contains:
- a CDS encoding ABC transporter ATP-binding protein: protein MASHEPALALDDVTCTFVSKNDPGQRYTAVRDVTLTVAPGEFVSVVGPTGCGKSTLLNMAAGLLTPSSGQVRVFGQPLAGVNARAGYMFQAESLMPWRTAAQNVMAGLEFRGAAKARAQAEEWLRRVGLGGFGDRYPHQLSGGMRKRTSLAQTLALDPDIILMDEPFSALDIQTRQLMENEVLELWAARRKAVLFITHDLDEAIAMSDRVIVLSAGPASRPIGEFRVDLERPRDVAEVRTAPRFIELHQAIWDVLREEVLKGYKQQLAA from the coding sequence ATGGCTTCGCACGAACCCGCGCTGGCGCTCGACGACGTCACCTGCACCTTCGTCTCCAAGAACGACCCCGGCCAGCGCTACACCGCCGTGCGCGACGTCACGCTGACCGTCGCGCCCGGCGAGTTCGTGTCCGTCGTGGGACCCACCGGCTGCGGCAAGAGCACTTTGCTCAACATGGCCGCCGGCCTGCTGACCCCCAGCAGCGGACAGGTGCGGGTGTTCGGCCAGCCGTTGGCCGGCGTCAACGCACGCGCCGGGTACATGTTCCAGGCCGAGAGCCTGATGCCCTGGCGGACGGCGGCACAGAACGTGATGGCGGGGCTCGAGTTCCGCGGCGCCGCCAAAGCACGCGCGCAGGCCGAGGAGTGGCTGCGCCGCGTCGGCCTGGGCGGCTTCGGGGACCGCTATCCGCACCAGCTGTCCGGCGGCATGCGCAAGCGCACGAGCCTGGCGCAAACACTGGCGCTGGACCCCGACATCATCCTGATGGACGAGCCGTTCTCGGCGCTCGACATCCAGACGCGCCAGCTGATGGAGAACGAGGTCCTGGAGCTGTGGGCGGCCCGCAGGAAGGCGGTGCTCTTCATCACCCACGACCTCGACGAGGCGATCGCGATGAGCGACCGCGTCATCGTGCTGTCCGCCGGGCCCGCGTCGCGGCCCATCGGCGAATTCCGCGTCGACCTCGAGCGGCCGCGCGACGTCGCCGAGGTGCGCACCGCGCCACGCTTCATCGAGCTCCACCAGGCCATCTGGGATGTGCTGCGCGAGGAAGTGCTCAAGGGCTACAAGCAGCAGCTGGCCGCCTGA
- a CDS encoding septal ring lytic transglycosylase RlpA family protein: MLALLAGCGSAPSRPPGSATTAVTPRAGPAPAGERDGAEARVPPDLANVPDAEPRVEPIRNGGPNKPYEMLGRDYVPITEDRPFTERGLASWYGKKFHGRKTASGEPYNMYAMTAAHPTLPIPSYVRVINPANKREVVVRVNDRGPFHRGRVIDLSYTAAMKLGVLNGVAPVELTRITFDEIRTGAWRRNGAVPEPERPATDVAAAPPPAASEAETPPSGGNEAIAAAATVAKPAPGFWVQIGVFRQREGADGFHRRVIADLDWLAPLLAVFSESSSYRLQAGPYRSRDEAQGAAARVREALNLVPVIVERR; the protein is encoded by the coding sequence GTGCTGGCACTGCTGGCCGGCTGCGGTTCGGCGCCGTCCCGGCCTCCCGGATCGGCGACGACCGCGGTCACGCCGCGTGCCGGCCCGGCGCCCGCGGGCGAGCGCGACGGGGCGGAGGCCCGCGTCCCGCCCGATCTCGCCAACGTGCCGGATGCCGAGCCCCGCGTCGAGCCCATCCGCAATGGCGGGCCCAACAAGCCGTACGAGATGCTGGGCCGCGACTACGTGCCGATCACCGAGGACCGGCCGTTCACCGAGCGTGGCTTGGCATCGTGGTACGGCAAGAAATTCCACGGACGCAAGACCGCCAGCGGCGAGCCCTACAACATGTACGCGATGACGGCGGCGCATCCCACCCTGCCGATTCCGAGCTATGTGCGCGTGATTAACCCGGCCAACAAGCGCGAGGTGGTCGTGCGCGTCAACGACCGGGGCCCCTTCCACCGCGGCCGCGTCATCGACCTGAGCTACACCGCGGCGATGAAGCTGGGGGTGCTCAACGGCGTGGCGCCGGTCGAGCTGACCCGTATCACCTTCGACGAGATCCGCACCGGGGCGTGGCGGCGCAACGGGGCGGTGCCGGAGCCGGAGCGTCCGGCCACCGATGTCGCGGCGGCGCCGCCGCCCGCGGCCTCGGAGGCGGAGACACCGCCGTCGGGCGGCAACGAGGCGATCGCCGCCGCGGCGACGGTGGCAAAGCCGGCCCCGGGTTTCTGGGTGCAGATCGGGGTCTTCCGCCAGCGCGAAGGCGCCGACGGCTTCCATCGGCGCGTCATCGCCGACCTGGACTGGCTCGCTCCGCTGCTGGCGGTGTTCAGCGAGTCGAGCTCGTACCGCCTGCAAGCCGGGCCCTATCGCAGCCGCGACGAGGCGCAAGGAGCGGCTGCGCGCGTGCGCGAAGCGCTGAACCTGGTGCCGGTGATCGTCGAGCGGCGCTGA
- a CDS encoding FHA domain-containing protein — protein sequence MTALALLEVLDRDDHVRYYLPVAGWPVTAGRALDNHLVLDDPHIAAQHFRIDADEAGVFVQVGDTVNGLRADGRRHGAGERIRVGAAPLRLDVGDSHLCLRLAEHPIAAELPLRTPRNVWHAVGPTLAAFVLVMAALLFGTWLDTDPDEWTRAMASTLVAVLTAGLAWCAAWSLVSKIFTRRSHFWWHVRVLLLGVLAIDVAGAAARLLAFALSWPAASDFSFVPTYAVAAAMLYFHALGVEPRQPARMRQVAIGIFVAGVGLSIWFNYQNRDQLGEELYMNHLFPPALRLARPVDTARFVGELAPLQARLDAKAKKRDTGNSDEAASDEE from the coding sequence ATGACCGCCTTGGCGCTGCTCGAAGTGCTGGACCGCGACGACCACGTGCGGTACTACCTGCCGGTGGCCGGCTGGCCCGTGACCGCCGGTCGGGCGCTCGACAACCACCTGGTGCTCGACGACCCGCACATCGCGGCTCAGCACTTCCGCATCGATGCCGACGAGGCCGGCGTGTTCGTGCAGGTCGGCGACACCGTCAACGGCCTGCGTGCCGACGGGCGACGGCATGGCGCCGGCGAGCGCATCCGGGTCGGCGCGGCGCCGCTGAGACTGGACGTCGGCGACTCGCACCTCTGCCTGCGGCTGGCCGAGCATCCCATCGCTGCGGAGCTGCCGCTGCGCACGCCGCGCAATGTCTGGCATGCGGTGGGGCCGACGCTCGCCGCCTTCGTGCTGGTGATGGCCGCCCTGCTGTTCGGCACCTGGCTGGACACCGATCCCGACGAGTGGACGCGCGCGATGGCCAGCACGCTGGTGGCGGTGCTGACGGCCGGTCTCGCGTGGTGCGCCGCCTGGTCGCTGGTCTCGAAGATCTTCACTCGTCGCAGTCACTTCTGGTGGCATGTGCGGGTGCTGCTGCTGGGCGTGCTCGCCATCGACGTGGCGGGCGCGGCGGCGCGGCTGCTCGCCTTTGCGCTGTCGTGGCCCGCCGCGAGCGACTTCTCGTTCGTGCCCACCTACGCCGTCGCCGCCGCGATGCTGTACTTCCATGCGCTGGGCGTCGAGCCACGCCAACCGGCGCGCATGCGACAGGTCGCCATCGGCATCTTCGTCGCGGGCGTGGGCTTGAGCATCTGGTTCAACTACCAGAATCGCGACCAGCTCGGCGAGGAGCTCTACATGAATCATCTGTTCCCGCCGGCGCTGCGCCTCGCACGCCCGGTCGACACGGCGCGCTTCGTCGGTGAGCTCGCGCCGCTGCAGGCCAGGCTCGACGCGAAGGCGAAGAAGCGCGACACCGGCAACAGCGACGAAGCCGCCAGCGATGAAGAGTGA
- a CDS encoding serine protease — MRMLRSLALVLAGILAPAAWAANDPAGPAEAASAPAVSLSARKVYEQARSQLLQIRTVLKGRASQTSVGSGFIVSKEGHIVTNFHVVSEVALEPGTHDLVYVTADGREAPLTILMLDVLHDLALLKIAPSKDAPPHLDALGFRPANLTLAQGERMYSLGNPLDVGFAVIEGNYNGLVERSFYPQIFFSGSLSAGMSGGPALDQEGRVIGVNVARRVDGEQVSFLVPGAFAAALLERGRNAPPMKGPAHAEITRQLTEHQALLTERFVSQGWKTATHTRYKVPVPPDRFMRCWGSTEQSRTGGLDFERSDCVMDTRIFVGQYTTGAISVRHESYDGSKLGTLRFASRYSQSFRNESFRRLRGDQMTKPQCHENFVQREGLPLRAVVCLRAYKKLPQLYDVAVLVATLDQNQGGVQGRFDAQGFSFANAIKLSQHYLEGYGLHTP; from the coding sequence ATGAGAATGCTTCGTTCGCTCGCGCTCGTCCTGGCGGGCATCCTCGCGCCGGCCGCCTGGGCCGCCAACGATCCAGCCGGGCCGGCCGAAGCCGCGAGCGCGCCGGCCGTCTCGCTGTCGGCGCGCAAGGTCTACGAGCAGGCACGCTCGCAGTTGCTGCAGATCCGCACGGTGCTCAAGGGGCGTGCCAGCCAGACCTCGGTCGGCTCGGGCTTCATCGTCTCGAAGGAAGGCCACATCGTCACCAACTTCCACGTGGTGAGCGAGGTGGCGCTGGAGCCGGGCACGCACGACCTCGTCTACGTGACCGCGGACGGCCGCGAGGCGCCGCTCACCATCCTGATGCTCGACGTGCTGCACGACCTGGCCCTGCTGAAGATCGCGCCGTCGAAGGATGCGCCGCCGCACCTCGATGCGCTCGGCTTTCGCCCGGCCAACCTCACGCTGGCGCAAGGCGAGCGCATGTACTCGCTGGGCAACCCGCTGGACGTCGGCTTCGCCGTCATCGAAGGCAACTACAACGGCCTCGTCGAGCGCAGCTTCTACCCGCAGATCTTCTTCTCGGGCTCGCTGTCGGCCGGCATGAGCGGAGGTCCCGCGCTCGACCAGGAAGGCCGCGTCATCGGCGTCAACGTGGCGCGCCGCGTCGACGGCGAGCAGGTGAGCTTTCTCGTGCCCGGCGCCTTCGCGGCGGCGCTGCTCGAGCGCGGCCGCAATGCGCCGCCGATGAAAGGCCCGGCACATGCCGAGATCACGCGCCAGCTGACGGAGCACCAGGCATTGCTCACCGAGCGCTTCGTGTCGCAGGGCTGGAAGACCGCGACGCACACGCGCTACAAGGTGCCGGTGCCGCCCGACCGCTTCATGCGCTGCTGGGGATCGACCGAGCAGTCGCGCACGGGCGGCCTGGACTTCGAGCGCTCCGACTGCGTGATGGACACGCGCATCTTCGTCGGCCAATACACCACCGGTGCGATCAGCGTGCGTCACGAGAGCTACGACGGCAGCAAGCTCGGCACGCTGCGCTTCGCCTCGCGCTATTCGCAGAGCTTTCGCAACGAAAGCTTCCGGCGCCTGCGCGGCGACCAGATGACCAAGCCGCAGTGCCACGAGAACTTCGTGCAGCGCGAAGGCCTGCCGCTGCGCGCCGTGGTGTGCCTGCGAGCCTACAAGAAGCTGCCGCAGCTCTACGACGTGGCGGTGCTCGTCGCCACGCTCGACCAGAACCAGGGCGGCGTCCAGGGACGCTTCGACGCGCAGGGCTTCAGCTTCGCCAACGCGATCAAGCTGAGCCAGCACTACCTCGAGGGCTACGGCCTGCACACCCCATGA
- a CDS encoding ABC transporter permease — translation MWSLIKPHPRNLRAWQLAVLVLVFVGWHLLTTPGLIPPFLFADDRQAAFFFGEPLKIFGRIWSWFVTGADIYRHLGVTLLETVLAFAVGTALGLACGLWLALSPLAAAIFDPYIKALNSMPRVILAPIFAVWFGLGVASKVALGVTLVFFVVFFNVYQGVKEVSPVVLANARMLGASQRQLLRHVYLPSATSWVFSSLHTSVGLAFVGAVVGEYLGSAQGVGYLILQAEGSFDINTVMAGILVLTLFALLLDAIVGQVERRLMKWQPRAGETEKL, via the coding sequence ATGTGGAGCCTCATCAAGCCCCATCCCCGCAACCTGCGCGCCTGGCAGCTCGCCGTGCTCGTGCTGGTGTTCGTCGGCTGGCACCTCCTGACCACACCCGGGCTGATTCCGCCGTTCCTGTTCGCCGACGACCGGCAGGCGGCGTTCTTCTTCGGCGAGCCGCTGAAGATCTTCGGCCGCATCTGGAGCTGGTTCGTCACCGGCGCCGACATATACCGGCACCTCGGGGTCACACTGCTCGAGACCGTGCTCGCATTCGCCGTCGGCACCGCGCTGGGGCTGGCGTGCGGGCTCTGGCTGGCCCTGAGCCCGCTGGCGGCGGCGATCTTCGATCCGTACATCAAGGCGCTGAACTCGATGCCGCGCGTCATCCTGGCGCCGATCTTCGCGGTGTGGTTCGGGCTCGGCGTCGCGAGCAAGGTCGCGCTGGGCGTCACGCTCGTGTTCTTCGTCGTCTTCTTCAACGTCTACCAGGGCGTCAAGGAGGTGAGCCCGGTGGTGCTGGCCAACGCGCGCATGCTGGGCGCCAGCCAGCGCCAGCTGCTGCGCCACGTGTACCTTCCGAGCGCCACCAGCTGGGTGTTCAGCTCGCTGCACACGTCGGTCGGGCTGGCCTTCGTCGGAGCAGTCGTGGGCGAATACCTGGGGTCGGCGCAAGGCGTGGGCTACCTCATCCTGCAGGCCGAGGGCAGCTTCGACATCAACACCGTGATGGCCGGCATCCTCGTGCTGACCTTGTTCGCGCTGCTGCTCGACGCGATCGTCGGGCAGGTGGAGAGACGCTTGATGAAGTGGCAGCCGCGCGCCGGGGAGACGGAGAAGCTGTAG
- a CDS encoding alpha/beta fold hydrolase has product MEGYRAPPWLPGGNAQTIWPALFARRFEGSAPAFRRERWTTPDGDFIDVDWGTPDVSVDAPLLVLFHGLEGSSQSHYAQAFAHWSRANGWRFAVPHFRGCSGEINLAPRAYHSGDYEEVGWMLAGLRARHAGTMVAVGVSLGGNALLRWAQEAGDSAAQTLCAVAAVCSPIDLAAGGRAIGRGFNRLVYTRMFLRTMIPKALRKLAQHPGLFDRDRLLAARDLYEFDDVFTAPLHGYSGTDDYWSRGSAKPHLHRIRIPALVLNARNDPFVPADCLPPPHESKPPVTLWQPAHGGHVGFPAGSFPGHVLAMPQGVMAWMAAHL; this is encoded by the coding sequence ATGGAAGGCTATCGGGCTCCGCCATGGCTGCCGGGCGGCAACGCCCAGACGATCTGGCCGGCCTTGTTCGCGCGGCGCTTCGAGGGCTCGGCGCCGGCGTTCCGGCGCGAGCGCTGGACGACGCCCGACGGCGACTTCATCGATGTCGATTGGGGCACGCCCGACGTGTCGGTCGACGCTCCGCTGCTCGTCCTATTCCACGGTCTCGAGGGCTCGTCGCAAAGTCACTACGCCCAGGCCTTCGCGCATTGGTCGCGGGCGAACGGCTGGCGCTTTGCCGTCCCGCACTTCCGCGGCTGCTCGGGCGAGATCAACCTGGCGCCGCGGGCCTATCACTCCGGCGACTACGAAGAGGTCGGCTGGATGCTCGCCGGCCTGCGCGCGCGCCATGCGGGCACCATGGTCGCGGTCGGTGTCTCTCTGGGCGGCAATGCGCTGCTGCGCTGGGCGCAGGAAGCCGGCGACTCTGCGGCGCAGACCCTGTGCGCCGTGGCGGCCGTCTGCTCCCCGATCGACCTGGCGGCCGGCGGCCGCGCCATCGGGCGCGGCTTCAACCGGCTGGTCTACACGCGCATGTTTCTGCGCACCATGATCCCGAAGGCCTTGCGCAAGCTGGCGCAGCACCCGGGGCTGTTCGATCGCGACCGGCTGCTTGCGGCACGCGACCTCTACGAGTTCGACGACGTCTTCACCGCGCCGCTGCACGGCTACTCGGGCACCGACGACTACTGGAGCCGCGGTTCGGCCAAGCCGCATCTGCACCGCATCCGCATCCCGGCGCTGGTGCTCAATGCACGCAACGATCCCTTCGTGCCGGCCGATTGCCTGCCGCCGCCCCACGAGTCGAAGCCGCCGGTGACGCTGTGGCAGCCGGCGCACGGCGGCCATGTCGGCTTTCCGGCCGGCAGCTTTCCCGGCCACGTACTTGCGATGCCGCAAGGGGTGATGGCTTGGATGGCGGCTCACCTCTGA
- a CDS encoding SDR family oxidoreductase — protein sequence MKSDPVRTALVTGGSRGIGAAVAWLCAQRGWAVAVNCTRDTAAAQAMVERIRGAGGTALAIRADVADEAQLLAMFTRIDAELPPLGALVNNAGIVDVAARVDGMSAARLQRMFAVNVVGSFLCAREAVRRMSTRHGGSGGAIVNVSSAAARLGSPAQYVDYAASKAAIDTFTVGLAKEVAAEGIRVNAVRPGIIDTEIHGSGGQPDRATELAPQVPMQRPGRADEVAQAIVWLLSDEASYTTGALLDVGGGR from the coding sequence ATGAAGAGTGATCCCGTTCGCACGGCGCTGGTGACCGGCGGCAGTCGCGGCATCGGCGCGGCCGTCGCGTGGCTTTGTGCGCAACGCGGCTGGGCGGTGGCCGTGAACTGCACCCGCGACACGGCCGCGGCACAGGCCATGGTCGAGCGCATCCGCGGTGCCGGCGGCACGGCGCTGGCGATCCGGGCCGACGTGGCCGACGAGGCGCAGCTCCTGGCGATGTTCACGCGCATCGACGCCGAGCTGCCGCCGCTGGGCGCGCTGGTCAACAACGCCGGCATCGTCGATGTCGCCGCGCGTGTCGACGGCATGAGCGCGGCACGCCTGCAACGCATGTTCGCCGTCAACGTCGTCGGCAGCTTTCTCTGCGCGCGTGAAGCCGTGCGGCGCATGTCGACCCGCCACGGCGGCAGCGGCGGCGCCATCGTCAACGTGTCGTCGGCCGCGGCGCGCCTGGGCTCTCCTGCGCAGTACGTCGACTACGCCGCGAGCAAGGCGGCGATCGACACCTTCACCGTCGGCCTCGCCAAGGAAGTGGCGGCCGAAGGCATACGCGTCAACGCGGTGCGGCCGGGCATCATCGACACCGAGATCCATGGCTCCGGGGGCCAGCCCGACCGCGCCACCGAGCTCGCACCGCAGGTCCCGATGCAGCGCCCCGGACGAGCCGACGAGGTGGCCCAGGCCATCGTCTGGCTGCTGTCGGACGAGGCCAGCTACACGACTGGCGCGCTGCTCGACGTCGGCGGCGGACGCTAG
- a CDS encoding ABC transporter substrate-binding protein: MHRRGFVLAGAASLALPSLVRAQALEKPKPTIAVGGKNLLYYLPLTIAESLGYFKAEGLEPTIVDFAGGSRALQAVIGGSADVVSGAFEHTLNMQAKGQRLRAFVLQGRAPQIVLGVNPKTMPNFKSVADLKGKKIGVTAPGSSTNVMANFVLAKAGLKPSDVSIIGVGAANGAVAAMRSGQIDAISNLDPVITLLQRSGDLKIVSDTRIVAEADKVFGGPMPAGCLYAPQAFIDKNPATTQALANALVRADKWIQAAGAGDIIKAVPESYLLGDRAVYVDAFLASKGALSPDGTIPEAGAATAIRALQSIDESLKGVKFDPAAAFTNDFVKRANQKHARA, translated from the coding sequence ATGCACAGACGCGGATTTGTCCTGGCCGGCGCGGCCAGCCTGGCGTTGCCTTCGCTGGTGCGCGCGCAAGCGCTCGAGAAGCCCAAGCCGACCATCGCGGTGGGCGGCAAGAACCTGCTGTACTACCTGCCGCTGACCATCGCCGAGAGCCTCGGCTACTTCAAGGCAGAAGGGCTGGAGCCGACCATCGTCGATTTCGCCGGCGGCTCGCGCGCGCTGCAGGCGGTGATCGGCGGCAGCGCGGACGTGGTGTCCGGCGCGTTCGAGCACACGCTGAACATGCAGGCCAAGGGTCAGCGGCTGCGCGCCTTCGTGCTGCAGGGCCGCGCGCCGCAGATCGTGCTGGGCGTCAATCCGAAGACGATGCCGAACTTCAAGTCGGTGGCCGACCTCAAGGGCAAGAAGATCGGCGTGACCGCGCCGGGCTCGTCGACCAACGTGATGGCGAACTTCGTGCTCGCGAAGGCGGGACTCAAGCCGAGCGACGTCTCCATCATCGGCGTCGGCGCGGCCAACGGGGCCGTCGCGGCGATGCGCTCCGGCCAGATCGACGCGATCAGCAACCTCGACCCGGTGATCACGCTGCTGCAGCGAAGCGGCGACCTGAAGATCGTCTCCGACACGCGCATCGTCGCCGAGGCCGACAAGGTGTTCGGCGGCCCCATGCCAGCGGGCTGCCTGTATGCGCCGCAAGCCTTCATCGACAAGAACCCCGCGACGACGCAGGCGCTGGCCAACGCGCTGGTGCGCGCCGACAAGTGGATCCAGGCCGCCGGGGCAGGCGACATCATCAAGGCCGTGCCCGAGAGCTACCTGCTCGGCGACCGCGCGGTCTATGTCGATGCCTTCCTCGCCAGCAAAGGCGCGCTGTCGCCCGATGGCACGATCCCCGAGGCCGGCGCAGCCACCGCCATCCGTGCCTTGCAAAGCATCGACGAATCTCTGAAGGGCGTGAAATTCGATCCGGCGGCCGCCTTCACGAACGACTTCGTCAAGCGCGCCAACCAGAAGCACGCCAGGGCCTGA
- a CDS encoding nuclear transport factor 2 family protein, whose translation MTRIKPPQALLGSPDEIEAQFYEALQRGDIDRLMAVWSDDDDIVCVHPGGPRLVGAAAIRGSFETLFANGSVDAQPEKVRRVLSHSSAVHNVLERVQVMGSDGPQAAWVIATNVYLKGAQGWRLVCHHASPGTPRELQEVIETATTLH comes from the coding sequence ATGACCCGCATCAAGCCGCCGCAGGCGCTGCTCGGCAGTCCCGACGAAATCGAAGCCCAGTTCTACGAAGCGCTGCAGCGCGGCGACATCGACCGGCTGATGGCCGTGTGGTCCGACGACGACGACATCGTCTGCGTGCATCCGGGCGGTCCGCGGCTGGTCGGCGCCGCCGCCATCCGCGGCAGCTTCGAGACGCTCTTCGCCAACGGTTCGGTCGATGCCCAGCCCGAGAAAGTGCGCCGCGTGCTCAGCCACTCGAGCGCCGTGCACAACGTGCTCGAGCGGGTGCAGGTGATGGGCAGCGACGGGCCGCAGGCGGCCTGGGTCATCGCAACCAACGTCTACCTGAAGGGCGCGCAAGGCTGGCGCCTGGTCTGCCATCACGCCAGCCCGGGCACGCCGCGCGAGCTGCAGGAAGTCATCGAGACCGCGACGACGCTGCATTGA
- a CDS encoding type II asparaginase: MATACAQTPAATSAAKPNVVIVATGGTIAGAGATSANSATYQAAKVPVDKLIAGIPELSNVANVRGEQAFQIASESFTNEKLLQLGKRVSALVKDPGVDGVVITHGTDTLEETSFFLNLVIRTEKPIVLVGSMRPGTAMSADGMLNLYNAVVLAGTPSARGKGVLVAMNDDILTGRDAAKRINIKTSAFASAWGPLGMVVENQAYWFRAPVKRHTTQSEFDIDTLQSLPEVHIVYGYGNMAPTLYDAAVKAGAKAVIHAGTGNGSVPDYAVETLRRVRSSGIHVIRASRIADGFVIRNSEQPDDKYDWVVAHDLNPQKAKILAALALGKTNSTAELQRIFWEY; this comes from the coding sequence ATGGCCACGGCATGCGCCCAGACGCCGGCAGCCACCTCCGCTGCCAAGCCCAATGTCGTCATCGTCGCCACCGGCGGCACCATCGCCGGCGCCGGCGCAACCTCGGCCAACAGCGCCACCTACCAGGCGGCCAAGGTGCCGGTGGACAAGCTGATCGCCGGCATCCCGGAGCTGAGCAACGTCGCCAATGTGCGCGGCGAACAGGCTTTCCAGATCGCCTCGGAAAGCTTCACCAACGAGAAGCTGCTGCAGCTCGGCAAGCGCGTCTCGGCGCTGGTGAAGGACCCCGGGGTCGACGGCGTGGTGATCACCCACGGCACCGACACGCTGGAAGAGACCTCCTTCTTCCTGAACCTGGTGATCCGCACCGAGAAGCCGATCGTGCTGGTGGGATCCATGCGCCCCGGCACGGCGATGTCGGCCGACGGCATGCTGAACCTCTACAACGCCGTCGTGCTGGCCGGCACGCCGAGCGCGCGCGGCAAGGGCGTGCTGGTGGCGATGAACGACGACATCCTGACCGGCCGGGACGCCGCCAAGCGCATCAACATCAAGACCAGCGCCTTCGCCAGCGCCTGGGGGCCGCTCGGCATGGTGGTGGAGAACCAGGCCTACTGGTTCCGAGCACCGGTGAAGCGCCACACGACGCAGTCGGAGTTCGACATCGACACGCTGCAGAGCCTGCCCGAGGTGCACATCGTCTATGGCTACGGCAACATGGCGCCCACGCTGTACGACGCGGCGGTGAAGGCGGGCGCGAAGGCCGTCATTCATGCCGGCACCGGCAACGGCTCCGTGCCCGACTACGCGGTCGAGACGCTGCGGCGCGTGCGCTCATCGGGCATCCACGTGATCCGCGCCTCGCGCATCGCCGACGGCTTCGTGATCCGCAACTCGGAGCAGCCCGACGACAAGTACGACTGGGTCGTCGCCCACGACCTGAATCCGCAGAAGGCGAAGATCCTCGCCGCGCTTGCGCTCGGCAAGACCAACAGCACCGCCGAGCTGCAGCGCATCTTCTGGGAGTACTGA
- a CDS encoding DUF2946 family protein, producing MDEIVKAALKKWPNVPHCYGWLALDARGDWYMRDDRTQAAGPFPQVKGSRILHDKLREFIQRNYAGDEAGCWFFQNGPQRVYVELEAAPWIWRLQQQDEEIVVRSHTGHLARVDTAWLDEGGRLFLDTDQGFGIVHTLDMEIASRAVERGLWQPVDTRFAELPARHGYQLSPAATGAPARSGARTP from the coding sequence ATGGACGAGATCGTCAAGGCGGCGCTGAAGAAGTGGCCCAACGTACCGCACTGCTACGGCTGGCTGGCGCTGGATGCTCGCGGTGACTGGTACATGCGCGACGACCGCACGCAGGCGGCCGGGCCGTTCCCGCAGGTCAAGGGCAGCCGCATCCTGCATGACAAGCTGCGCGAGTTCATCCAGCGCAACTATGCAGGCGACGAGGCCGGCTGCTGGTTCTTCCAGAACGGCCCGCAGCGGGTCTACGTGGAGCTCGAGGCGGCGCCGTGGATCTGGCGGCTGCAGCAGCAGGACGAGGAGATCGTGGTGCGCAGCCACACGGGTCATCTGGCGCGCGTGGACACGGCATGGCTCGATGAAGGCGGCCGGCTGTTCCTCGACACCGACCAGGGCTTCGGCATCGTGCACACGCTCGACATGGAGATTGCGTCGCGCGCCGTCGAGCGGGGCCTCTGGCAGCCGGTCGATACGCGCTTCGCGGAGTTGCCGGCGCGGCACGGCTATCAGCTCAGTCCCGCCGCCACGGGTGCACCGGCGCGCAGCGGCGCTCGGACGCCCTGA
- a CDS encoding c-type cytochrome, with amino-acid sequence MSEVNHPHDEAGPHHGPIRTPKQLVLAVFFAFVVPIIAIILLVSFVAAEKQSAAGSDAHTAKATDERIRPIGSVQVKDVSDPSALKSGDQVYTAVCAACHATGTLNAPKFGDAGAWGPRITQGFDKLLTSALKGKGAMPAQGGGDFADLEIARAVVYMANQGGAKFEEPKAPAAGSAAAAAAPAAPATTTAAAPAAAATPAPAATTTAAPQAAAATGAAPALYTQACSACHIAGVAGAPKVGDKAAWAPRVGQGIDALTASVIKGKGAMPPKGGTTASDADIKTAVSYMVNASK; translated from the coding sequence ATGAGCGAAGTCAACCACCCGCATGACGAAGCCGGCCCCCACCACGGCCCCATCCGGACCCCCAAGCAACTCGTCCTCGCGGTGTTCTTCGCCTTCGTCGTGCCCATCATCGCCATCATCCTGCTGGTGAGCTTCGTGGCCGCCGAGAAGCAATCGGCCGCCGGCAGCGACGCGCACACAGCAAAGGCCACGGACGAGCGCATCCGTCCGATCGGCTCGGTGCAGGTCAAGGACGTCTCCGATCCGTCGGCATTGAAGTCGGGCGACCAGGTCTACACCGCGGTTTGCGCCGCCTGCCACGCCACCGGCACGCTCAACGCGCCCAAGTTCGGCGATGCCGGCGCCTGGGGCCCGCGCATCACCCAAGGCTTCGACAAGCTGCTGACCAGCGCGCTCAAGGGCAAGGGCGCCATGCCCGCCCAGGGCGGCGGCGACTTCGCCGATCTCGAGATCGCGCGTGCGGTGGTCTACATGGCGAACCAGGGGGGCGCCAAGTTCGAAGAGCCGAAGGCGCCCGCAGCCGGCTCGGCCGCTGCCGCAGCGGCTCCCGCAGCACCTGCGACCACGACGGCAGCCGCTCCGGCGGCCGCCGCCACGCCGGCGCCCGCGGCCACCACGACGGCAGCACCGCAGGCCGCCGCGGCCACCGGTGCGGCGCCGGCGCTCTACACCCAGGCGTGCTCGGCCTGCCACATCGCCGGCGTCGCCGGTGCGCCCAAGGTGGGCGACAAGGCAGCCTGGGCGCCGCGCGTCGGCCAGGGCATCGACGCGCTGACGGCCAGCGTCATCAAGGGCAAGGGCGCCATGCCGCCCAAGGGTGGCACCACCGCCAGCGACGCCGACATCAAGACCGCCGTCAGCTACATGGTCAACGCTTCCAAGTAA